Proteins from a genomic interval of Oceanispirochaeta crateris:
- a CDS encoding plasmid pRiA4b ORF-3 family protein, whose product MDDKKLNQLNGYLKTMDLPFSHPLIEALVREDLSGAGEGYSELTTRIYSLAGSVPPGENAPLLFEQLIFDLFKDQRSQFDRVEDKTLAPMRSRLLLLFDRWMQLNDFLEEDEQKSIPGVEDIQSELEDLLQFVQNLLNRMNHPNEEDSGSKEELEYLTQQSEEVLVRIMEKLEEILHPAPKADENIKDSILTLTVSLSDLPVSVWRRIRVPGQINLSQFHAVLQKAMGWWDLYEHRFEQAGKVWGQPGKDEAVLAEEDCLIESLLEEEDDLLHYYYDLSESWHHKIIVEKVEFPSRGDSGFILECLAGEGACPPEDCGGPEGFRMLMASLKPGASQVLKDDFSWVGGFDPSRFSVNAVNKDLKELL is encoded by the coding sequence ATGGACGATAAGAAACTAAATCAATTAAATGGTTATTTAAAAACCATGGACCTCCCTTTTTCCCATCCACTAATAGAAGCCCTTGTTCGGGAAGATCTTTCCGGTGCAGGAGAAGGGTATTCCGAATTGACCACAAGGATTTACTCCCTGGCAGGATCTGTACCTCCCGGTGAAAATGCTCCCCTCTTATTTGAACAGCTGATTTTCGACTTATTCAAAGATCAGCGGAGTCAGTTTGACAGAGTGGAGGATAAAACCCTTGCTCCTATGAGATCCAGACTCTTGCTGTTATTTGACCGCTGGATGCAGCTCAATGATTTTTTAGAAGAAGATGAGCAGAAGAGCATTCCGGGTGTTGAAGACATCCAGAGTGAATTAGAGGACCTCTTGCAATTTGTACAAAACCTTCTCAACAGGATGAATCACCCGAATGAGGAAGACTCCGGATCAAAGGAGGAGTTGGAATACCTGACTCAGCAAAGTGAAGAAGTCCTTGTGCGTATCATGGAAAAGCTTGAGGAAATTCTCCATCCAGCCCCAAAAGCGGATGAAAATATAAAAGATTCCATCCTGACCCTCACTGTTTCTCTTTCGGATCTGCCAGTCTCAGTCTGGCGACGTATCAGGGTTCCGGGACAGATAAATCTTTCCCAGTTTCATGCGGTCTTACAGAAAGCAATGGGGTGGTGGGATCTTTATGAACATCGATTTGAACAGGCCGGCAAGGTCTGGGGTCAGCCTGGTAAAGATGAGGCCGTTCTTGCCGAAGAGGACTGTCTTATTGAGAGTCTTTTAGAGGAAGAGGATGACCTGCTGCACTACTATTATGATCTGTCCGAATCCTGGCATCATAAGATCATTGTGGAAAAAGTCGAGTTCCCCTCCAGGGGGGACAGCGGTTTTATCTTGGAATGCCTGGCCGGTGAGGGAGCCTGCCCTCCCGAGGACTGCGGGGGACCAGAGGGGTTCAGAATGCTTATGGCCTCTCTGAAACCCGGCGCATCTCAGGTTTTAAAGGACGACTTTTCCTGGGTTGGCGGCTTTGATCCCTCCCGGTTTTCTGTCAATGCCGTGAACAAAGACCTCAAAGAACTGCTTTAA